In Methanosphaera sp. ISO3-F5, a genomic segment contains:
- a CDS encoding DNA repair exonuclease, which translates to MKMTVKIAHLADTHLGYRQYGIQEREDDFYDAFKNVVDDIIEKDVDYVIHCGDLFEQPKPPIKALLVAQECFNKLMENNIEVYVIAGNHDILQRRKTSLPQELFENDNFHIISTKNNHHILKEDIYLTGLPYLQKVHEAQVKDMLDELVLETRAHKHSILMLHGGVSKLFGFECEFENDTIPEGFDYYALGHIHERKMDKFKNGLLCYPGSTEIKNKGEISEYENKGKGYVLLSVDDSVEAEYVNIDLERKFIVCDIKYSELDIRLDEIADKINNEILVNTDKKPVLILNIKEGDFERSEVSGKIYDKLGDISLSVRLSYEPTIIIDDHKEINDLLSPKKALINRIKTDIDEQFESLGVDLYNSLAKRDLEEAKEISDTFYEKFYYKGEENDNK; encoded by the coding sequence ATGAAAATGACAGTAAAAATAGCACACCTGGCGGATACCCACTTAGGTTACAGACAGTATGGTATACAAGAACGTGAAGATGACTTCTATGATGCATTCAAGAATGTGGTTGATGACATAATAGAAAAAGATGTTGATTATGTTATACACTGTGGTGACTTGTTTGAACAACCTAAACCACCAATTAAAGCATTACTTGTTGCACAGGAATGTTTTAATAAGTTAATGGAAAATAATATTGAAGTATATGTTATTGCTGGAAATCATGACATTTTACAAAGAAGAAAGACTTCATTACCTCAAGAATTATTTGAAAATGATAATTTCCATATTATCAGTACAAAAAATAATCATCATATATTAAAGGAAGACATTTACCTAACAGGTCTTCCTTACCTTCAAAAGGTACATGAAGCACAAGTAAAAGACATGTTGGATGAATTAGTTCTTGAAACAAGAGCGCATAAACATAGTATTTTAATGTTACATGGGGGCGTAAGTAAATTATTTGGATTTGAATGTGAATTTGAGAATGATACTATACCTGAAGGTTTTGATTATTATGCATTAGGACACATACATGAAAGAAAAATGGACAAATTTAAGAATGGATTGTTATGTTACCCTGGATCAACTGAAATAAAAAATAAGGGTGAAATTTCAGAGTATGAAAATAAGGGTAAAGGTTATGTTTTATTATCTGTTGATGATAGTGTTGAAGCAGAGTATGTTAACATAGATTTAGAAAGAAAGTTCATTGTATGTGACATTAAGTATTCAGAACTTGATATTAGATTAGATGAAATAGCCGATAAAATAAATAATGAAATACTGGTAAACACAGATAAAAAGCCTGTTTTAATATTAAATATTAAAGAGGGAGATTTTGAAAGGTCTGAAGTTTCAGGTAAGATATATGATAAATTAGGTGATATCTCTCTTAGTGTTCGTCTAAGCTATGAACCAACAATAATTATTGATGATCATAAAGAAATTAATGATTTATTATCACCTAAAAAGGCTTTAATAAACAGAATCAAAACTGATATAGATGAACAATTCGAATCATTAGGTGTTGATTTGTACAATTCATTAGCTAAAAGGGATCTGGAAGAAGCAAAAGAAATATCAGACACATTCTATGAAAAATTCTATTATAAGGGAGAAGAAAATGATAATAAATAG
- a CDS encoding TATA-box-binding protein: protein MADVEIKVENIVASATLFDSKERKLELPKVAPALENVEYNLEQFPGLVFKLKEPKTAALIFGSGKLVCTGAKCIEDSLKAIKMTVDRIRELDPEIPEEYDIKIQNIVASANLGKVLNLEAVALDLENTEYEPEQFPGLVYRLSDPKVVLLLFGSGKVVCTGAKTADQALLGVQKTKERLTELYLIED, encoded by the coding sequence ATGGCAGATGTAGAAATCAAAGTTGAAAACATCGTAGCATCAGCAACATTGTTTGATTCAAAAGAAAGAAAACTAGAATTACCTAAAGTTGCACCAGCTTTAGAAAATGTTGAATACAACCTAGAACAATTTCCAGGTTTAGTATTTAAACTTAAAGAACCTAAAACTGCTGCTTTAATCTTTGGATCAGGTAAGTTAGTTTGTACTGGAGCAAAATGTATTGAAGATTCTTTAAAAGCAATCAAAATGACTGTTGATAGAATCAGAGAATTAGATCCAGAAATTCCTGAAGAATACGATATTAAAATTCAAAACATCGTAGCATCAGCTAATTTAGGAAAAGTATTAAACTTAGAAGCAGTAGCTTTAGATTTAGAAAACACTGAATACGAACCTGAACAATTCCCTGGTTTAGTATACAGATTATCTGACCCTAAAGTAGTATTACTCTTATTTGGATCTGGTAAAGTAGTATGTACAGGAGCAAAAACTGCTGATCAAGCATTATTAGGTGTTCAAAAAACTAAAGAACGCTTAACTGAATTATACTTGATAGAAGACTGA
- a CDS encoding ATP-binding protein, with the protein MTDIIGRCYGETSPNSLSFISKKTPTVNEYVYIEHDGRTIMGIIDTLLRGSFTLSDDLLDEDSIGRIIDIEGQSDQYIRGEITILGDLETLEIPRTPAPIGTPVKKATIEQLEKLFSSQQGITIGGVLSQPEVKVKLDVNKMVSRHLGILAMTGAGKSNATSVIIDELLALGGTILVLDMHSEYGKTTFKNGEKKSIPAKINPRDLSILEYKRLCNITDSATNQEKYLRDAYDIAKEKSTDGTKTVFIEDMINFAHEKANELENAERKNNSHIDAVNQVAFKLEDMIRKYRSILDSTDVSDIVSIIEPGKVNIIGLSSLDEKASDILVKHVLTEILNRRKNAMTTGKGKTLEYPVFSIIEEAHILASQKRNTQSKNIIGRIAREGRKFGVGLCLVSQSPKSLDSEALSQLNNLIILRLVEPSDQAHVQKSSESLSEELLKKLPSLNVGEAIVLGQMTRVPTMVKIDEFQGRSVGNDLDIISLWQKAKNEKEAKKEESKQFIDELGI; encoded by the coding sequence ATGACTGACATAATAGGAAGATGTTATGGGGAAACTTCACCAAACTCATTATCATTCATATCCAAGAAAACCCCCACAGTAAACGAATATGTATACATCGAACATGATGGAAGAACAATAATGGGAATTATTGACACACTCCTCAGAGGAAGCTTTACACTTAGTGATGACTTGTTAGATGAAGATTCCATAGGAAGAATAATAGACATTGAAGGACAAAGTGACCAGTACATCCGGGGAGAAATAACAATACTTGGAGATCTGGAAACATTAGAAATACCAAGAACACCAGCACCAATAGGAACACCAGTAAAAAAAGCAACAATAGAACAGCTTGAAAAACTATTCAGTAGCCAACAAGGAATAACAATTGGTGGTGTTCTTTCACAACCGGAAGTTAAGGTTAAATTAGATGTAAATAAGATGGTTTCACGACACCTTGGAATACTGGCAATGACCGGAGCAGGTAAATCAAATGCAACCTCTGTTATAATAGATGAACTATTAGCACTAGGAGGAACTATCCTCGTGCTAGATATGCACTCAGAATACGGAAAAACCACTTTTAAAAATGGTGAAAAGAAAAGTATTCCTGCTAAAATAAATCCAAGAGACCTTAGCATACTAGAATATAAAAGATTATGCAATATTACAGACAGTGCAACCAATCAGGAAAAATATTTAAGAGATGCATATGATATTGCAAAAGAAAAAAGTACCGATGGAACCAAGACCGTGTTTATTGAGGACATGATAAACTTTGCACATGAAAAAGCAAATGAACTTGAAAATGCTGAAAGAAAAAATAACAGTCACATAGATGCTGTGAACCAAGTAGCTTTCAAACTAGAAGATATGATACGAAAATATAGGAGCATACTTGACTCAACAGATGTTTCAGATATTGTGTCAATAATTGAACCGGGTAAAGTAAATATTATCGGATTAAGTTCATTAGATGAAAAAGCATCAGACATACTTGTAAAACACGTGTTAACTGAAATATTAAACAGAAGAAAAAATGCTATGACCACGGGAAAAGGAAAAACATTAGAATACCCAGTGTTCAGCATAATAGAAGAGGCACATATTCTTGCTTCACAAAAAAGGAACACTCAATCCAAAAACATCATAGGCAGAATTGCACGTGAAGGACGTAAATTTGGTGTAGGATTATGTTTAGTAAGTCAAAGCCCAAAATCATTAGACAGTGAAGCACTATCGCAACTTAACAATCTGATCATATTAAGATTAGTAGAACCTAGTGATCAGGCACACGTACAGAAGAGTAGTGAAAGTTTAAGTGAAGAATTACTTAAAAAGTTACCTTCATTAAATGTTGGAGAAGCAATAGTCCTGGGACAAATGACAAGAGTTCCTACCATGGTAAAAATAGATGAATTCCAAGGAAGAAGTGTGGGAAATGACTTGGATATAATAAGTTTATGGCAAAAAGCTAAAAATGAGAAAGAAGCAAAAAAAGAAGAAAGTAAGCAATTTATAGATGAATTAGGTATATGA
- a CDS encoding DNA double-strand break repair nuclease NurA: MLDALYMKTIEKKDEISKFFNNITKNIDYENVKNNYNTCDFNKNEQDKNFAAIDGSFNKVKFMAGYVYAITSQTIISKSNQDIMKESPGVDISTISTIYDRQINKLLSLKMSIFELKSTIDTLKKHPDIDYMLLDGTISGTLTNYRQPEIDSRLTKILELISFEYIRPDFDEDEITLDIITENKKELIKTIITKQISENGWDIKYKDVEMDIILCLIGYEQLFCINYLLKNYKKKLICISKTSSTKNVFKENIPDIAVIDYACDKSGYSKIIPYNSMRPIRYVENSKTQVDFPILNLELSETPYKVFFTKLNNKSQALKIEIPWKIEDEKEIVKILTDLESVSINGYPHILKKAHDEVKISSKYMKRMTKRISLENRENRSVLN; encoded by the coding sequence ATGTTAGACGCATTATATATGAAAACTATTGAAAAAAAGGATGAAATAAGCAAATTTTTCAATAATATTACCAAGAACATAGATTACGAAAATGTGAAAAACAATTACAATACATGTGATTTTAATAAAAATGAACAAGATAAGAACTTTGCAGCAATAGATGGTAGTTTTAATAAGGTTAAATTCATGGCAGGATATGTTTATGCAATTACTAGCCAGACAATAATATCCAAAAGTAACCAGGATATTATGAAAGAATCACCGGGTGTTGATATAAGTACCATATCAACAATTTATGACAGACAAATTAACAAACTACTCTCATTAAAGATGAGCATATTTGAATTAAAAAGTACTATTGATACACTGAAAAAACATCCTGACATAGATTATATGTTACTGGATGGTACAATAAGTGGAACATTAACAAATTACAGACAACCAGAAATTGACAGTAGACTAACAAAAATATTGGAGTTAATTAGTTTTGAGTATATCAGACCAGATTTTGATGAAGATGAAATCACATTAGACATAATAACAGAAAATAAAAAAGAATTAATTAAAACCATCATCACTAAACAAATATCCGAAAATGGATGGGATATTAAATATAAAGATGTTGAAATGGACATAATATTGTGCCTAATCGGATATGAACAGTTATTCTGTATAAATTATTTGTTAAAAAATTATAAAAAAAAGCTTATCTGTATATCTAAAACCAGTTCAACAAAAAATGTTTTCAAGGAAAACATCCCCGATATTGCAGTTATAGACTATGCATGTGATAAATCAGGTTATTCAAAAATTATCCCATATAACTCCATGAGACCAATCAGATACGTAGAAAATTCAAAAACACAGGTGGACTTCCCTATCCTAAACTTAGAATTAAGTGAAACACCATACAAAGTATTTTTCACAAAATTAAATAATAAATCACAAGCATTAAAAATTGAAATTCCATGGAAAATAGAAGATGAAAAAGAAATAGTGAAAATATTAACTGATTTAGAAAGTGTGAGCATAAACGGATATCCTCATATTCTTAAAAAAGCACATGATGAGGTAAAAATTAGCTCAAAATATATGAAACGTATGACAAAAAGAATCAGTTTAGAAAATAGAGAAAACAGATCCGTATTAAATTAA
- a CDS encoding glycosyltransferase family 2 protein: MNNSVCAVVVTFNRKELLTKCISSLLDQTLKLQTIIIVDNNSTDKTEELLLQEGYIKSLPDTKQKSVQEKTIQEVKLRYIRLPENMGGAGGFYEGVKTAYEDNYDWIWIMDDDAFPTKTCLENLKPYYNLEDTVALASLKVDLKNNILYHHRGYFNFTHGLPIQEHITQEDTQTETTDIDMASFVGLLIKKEAITNIGYPKKEFFIHADDLEYCIRLRSQGKIKLINKSIIKHAEGSVQGTFKKTVLGITVDRRPYKKLWINYYMQRNLIWLGRKYSQNKLSLYTTIIKNYLMTLIGIILFDDHKIKRIKFYTNAYTDGLKSNFNNKKPKQILYGED, from the coding sequence ATGAACAACTCAGTATGTGCAGTAGTAGTAACCTTTAACAGAAAAGAATTATTAACAAAGTGCATATCATCATTACTAGACCAAACACTAAAACTACAAACAATAATCATAGTCGATAACAATTCAACAGACAAAACAGAAGAGTTACTACTACAAGAAGGATATATAAAATCTCTTCCAGACACAAAACAAAAATCAGTACAAGAAAAAACCATACAAGAAGTAAAACTAAGATACATCCGCCTACCAGAAAATATGGGGGGAGCAGGCGGATTCTATGAAGGAGTAAAAACAGCATACGAAGACAACTATGATTGGATATGGATAATGGACGACGACGCATTTCCAACAAAAACATGCCTAGAAAACCTTAAACCATACTATAACCTAGAAGACACAGTAGCACTAGCAAGTCTAAAAGTAGACCTAAAAAATAATATACTATACCATCATAGAGGATACTTTAACTTCACCCATGGACTACCCATACAAGAACACATAACACAAGAGGACACCCAAACAGAAACAACAGATATAGACATGGCATCATTCGTAGGACTACTAATAAAAAAAGAAGCAATAACAAACATTGGATATCCCAAAAAAGAATTTTTCATCCACGCAGACGATCTAGAATACTGCATCCGACTAAGAAGTCAGGGAAAAATCAAACTCATAAACAAAAGCATAATAAAACACGCCGAAGGAAGCGTACAAGGAACTTTCAAAAAAACAGTTCTAGGAATAACAGTAGATAGAAGACCATACAAAAAGTTATGGATAAACTATTATATGCAAAGAAACCTTATATGGCTTGGAAGAAAATACTCACAAAACAAATTATCATTATACACAACAATCATCAAAAACTATCTTATGACACTAATAGGAATAATTCTATTTGATGACCATAAAATAAAAAGAATAAAATTTTACACAAATGCATACACAGACGGATTAAAATCAAATTTTAACAACAAAAAACCAAAACAAATATTATATGGGGAGGACTGA
- the galE gene encoding UDP-glucose 4-epimerase GalE: MILIVGGAGYIGSHTNKALTESGYETIVLDNLSYGHKEAVKWGKFEQCDLKDIDALDKVFTKYDITAVMHFSSFIEVGESVENPEKYYTNNVVNTMNLLKVMLKHNVKKFIFSSTCATYGVPQKIPLVEDHPQNPINPYGRTKLMVEQILKDYDKAYGLKSVILRYFNASGADKSGEIGEAHNPESHLIPLILDAAIGKREDIKIFGTDYETEDGTCIRDYIHVTDLADAHILALKYLDEGNDSNEFNLGNGKGFSVREVIESVKKVTGRDFKVVETSRRPGDPAILIGSSQKAKEILKWDPQYVEIDKIVDSAWNWHKKLNKEYL, encoded by the coding sequence ATGATATTAATAGTAGGCGGAGCAGGATACATAGGCTCACATACAAACAAAGCATTAACAGAATCCGGATATGAAACAATAGTTCTGGACAACTTAAGTTATGGACATAAAGAAGCAGTAAAATGGGGAAAATTCGAACAATGCGATCTAAAAGACATAGATGCATTAGACAAAGTATTCACGAAATACGATATAACAGCAGTAATGCACTTCTCATCCTTCATAGAAGTCGGAGAATCAGTAGAAAACCCTGAAAAATATTATACAAACAATGTAGTAAACACAATGAATCTCCTAAAAGTAATGTTAAAACACAATGTAAAAAAATTCATATTCTCATCAACATGTGCAACATACGGAGTACCACAAAAAATACCATTAGTAGAAGACCATCCACAAAACCCAATAAACCCATACGGAAGAACCAAGCTAATGGTAGAACAAATACTAAAAGACTATGATAAAGCATACGGACTAAAATCAGTAATACTCAGATACTTCAACGCATCCGGAGCAGACAAATCCGGAGAAATAGGAGAAGCACATAACCCAGAATCACACCTCATACCATTAATCCTAGACGCAGCAATAGGAAAACGAGAAGACATAAAAATATTCGGAACAGACTATGAAACAGAAGATGGAACATGCATAAGAGACTATATACACGTAACAGACCTAGCAGATGCACATATACTAGCACTAAAATACCTTGATGAAGGAAACGATAGTAACGAATTCAACCTAGGAAATGGTAAAGGATTCTCAGTAAGAGAAGTAATAGAATCAGTGAAAAAAGTAACAGGCCGAGACTTCAAAGTAGTGGAAACAAGCAGAAGACCAGGAGATCCAGCAATACTCATAGGAAGCAGTCAAAAAGCCAAAGAAATATTAAAATGGGACCCACAATATGTGGAAATAGATAAAATAGTAGATTCCGCATGGAACTGGCATAAAAAATTAAATAAGGAATACCTATGA
- a CDS encoding SMC family ATPase: MIINSLTLENFKSHKNTKIDFNENISLILGSNGAGKSSILEAISYSLFKDFDGTIDTLIRKPVEENDIIKKMQVTIEFTHNSRNYLLKRGKTKSKNIAELKIKENDHYVMQCNGDKNVTLEIENLLGLDSKSFLNAVYIRQGDITDLIEKKASEKKELISKLLNIESFERAWEEIKELIRVYENKLNSNNDNLSRKEGIEEDIKLIEESITQNDEKLGTLKPETEELKKTVLALENEKNKIELDKTKFENYMESLKIQKNLFKDRTLEKEKNESKLKEIEENEIRIIEIEKEVKPLEHLEELKDTKNDLDVNNEKIRNLTKEIDEIEKNKVIRENKKEAYYTSSSLKEEIDQLRKERKELNDKYLSINSIKTEIKEKENYRDNLKTELQKASEQATKILGEYFKGPEDIEKKTIDEKTKTEKFIDDLTNKINENSNKISVNRNTLENTRKSLKDLENTQDTCPICQSEISHEKHEELSTKYKQDINELELEIESLVNSNKNQERILLEKQNYQKQINDINIELLKEKNDNFLSLIKEIKELKTKIPEEFEDDELLIKMDENIEEKENKLNDLKEDSDAYKFAVKRLSELADLDELKKNVDSLNEIGSILKAKCHDIINKYAVKDNLEIQIKRLRKQNDFLNELKGKVTNKEDISNNIKNMTDEITGYTENINKIERDIAELNYDSENYDEINKAYILDKEKLDENNKNITELETEIKKDKETITNKNKELEELEKIEEEQEHLKDYIKMLNKLRDIYSKDGVQKDLRENVRPLIEKETSDIFNEFDFDYTSLSLDNDYNITLHNKNEELSKDMFSGGEKIVIALALRLGISKVLSENKTDLLILDEPTIHLDEERRSSLIDIISKINFVPQMIVVTHDDEMEALSSNIIKIQKHGGISSIDNS, from the coding sequence ATGATAATAAATAGTTTAACACTAGAAAATTTCAAGTCACATAAAAATACAAAAATTGACTTTAATGAAAATATCTCATTAATACTAGGTAGTAATGGTGCAGGAAAATCCAGTATACTTGAAGCAATAAGTTACTCTCTTTTCAAAGATTTTGATGGTACAATAGATACATTAATAAGAAAACCTGTTGAAGAAAACGATATTATTAAAAAAATGCAGGTTACCATAGAATTTACTCATAACTCCAGGAATTATCTTCTAAAAAGAGGAAAAACGAAAAGTAAAAATATTGCGGAACTTAAAATAAAAGAAAACGACCATTATGTAATGCAATGTAATGGAGATAAAAATGTTACTCTTGAAATTGAAAATCTTCTAGGGCTAGATTCAAAATCATTCCTTAATGCAGTTTATATAAGACAGGGTGACATTACTGATTTAATAGAAAAAAAGGCATCTGAAAAAAAGGAATTAATCTCCAAACTATTAAACATTGAATCTTTCGAAAGAGCATGGGAAGAAATAAAGGAATTAATCCGAGTTTATGAAAATAAACTTAACAGTAACAATGATAATCTTTCTAGAAAGGAAGGTATAGAAGAAGATATTAAATTAATAGAAGAGAGTATAACTCAAAATGATGAAAAATTAGGAACTCTTAAGCCTGAAACTGAAGAGTTAAAGAAAACTGTGCTTGCTTTGGAAAATGAAAAAAATAAGATTGAATTAGATAAAACAAAATTTGAAAACTACATGGAATCATTAAAAATACAGAAGAATCTTTTCAAAGATAGAACATTAGAAAAAGAAAAGAATGAATCTAAATTAAAAGAAATAGAAGAAAATGAAATTAGGATAATTGAAATAGAAAAAGAAGTTAAACCATTAGAACATTTAGAAGAATTAAAAGATACAAAAAATGATTTGGATGTGAATAATGAAAAAATAAGAAATCTAACAAAAGAAATTGATGAGATTGAAAAAAACAAAGTTATAAGAGAAAATAAGAAAGAAGCATATTATACATCAAGCAGTTTAAAAGAAGAAATAGATCAGTTACGAAAAGAACGAAAAGAACTTAATGATAAATATCTTTCAATTAACTCCATTAAAACAGAAATAAAGGAAAAAGAAAATTACCGGGACAATTTAAAAACAGAACTACAGAAAGCATCAGAACAGGCTACTAAAATATTGGGAGAATATTTTAAAGGCCCAGAAGATATTGAAAAGAAAACTATTGATGAAAAAACAAAAACTGAAAAGTTTATTGATGATTTAACCAATAAGATTAATGAAAACAGTAACAAGATTAGTGTTAATAGGAACACGTTAGAAAATACTAGAAAATCATTGAAAGATTTAGAGAATACACAGGATACTTGTCCAATTTGTCAATCTGAGATTAGTCATGAAAAACATGAAGAATTGTCCACAAAATACAAACAGGATATTAATGAGTTGGAATTAGAAATTGAATCTTTAGTTAATTCTAACAAAAATCAAGAACGTATTTTACTTGAAAAACAGAATTATCAGAAGCAAATTAATGATATTAACATTGAATTATTGAAAGAAAAAAATGATAATTTTCTAAGTTTAATTAAAGAAATTAAAGAGTTAAAAACTAAAATTCCTGAAGAATTCGAGGATGATGAATTATTAATTAAAATGGATGAGAATATAGAGGAAAAAGAAAATAAGTTAAATGATCTTAAAGAGGATTCGGATGCATATAAATTTGCTGTTAAAAGATTATCTGAATTAGCTGATCTTGATGAGTTAAAAAAGAATGTTGATAGTTTAAATGAAATTGGTTCAATTTTAAAAGCTAAATGTCATGATATTATTAACAAATATGCTGTGAAGGATAATTTAGAGATTCAGATTAAACGTTTGCGAAAGCAAAATGATTTCTTGAATGAACTTAAAGGTAAAGTAACTAATAAGGAAGACATATCAAATAATATTAAAAATATGACTGATGAAATAACAGGTTATACTGAAAATATTAATAAAATAGAAAGGGATATTGCAGAATTAAATTATGATAGTGAAAACTATGATGAAATAAATAAAGCATATATACTGGACAAAGAAAAATTAGATGAAAACAATAAAAATATAACAGAATTAGAAACAGAAATCAAAAAAGACAAAGAAACAATTACAAACAAAAACAAGGAACTAGAAGAATTAGAAAAAATTGAAGAAGAACAAGAACATTTAAAAGATTATATAAAAATGTTGAACAAACTACGTGACATTTACAGTAAAGATGGAGTACAAAAAGATTTAAGAGAAAATGTAAGACCACTAATTGAAAAAGAAACATCAGACATATTCAATGAATTCGACTTTGACTACACTAGCCTATCCTTAGACAATGATTATAATATAACATTACACAACAAAAATGAAGAACTCAGTAAGGACATGTTTAGTGGTGGAGAAAAAATTGTTATAGCACTAGCATTAAGATTAGGTATCTCAAAGGTTCTATCAGAAAATAAAACGGATCTGCTAATACTGGATGAACCTACAATTCATTTAGACGAAGAAAGACGTTCAAGTTTAATCGATATTATTAGTAAAATTAATTTTGTACCGCAAATGATAGTGGTTACACATGATGATGAAATGGAAGCATTATCAAGTAATATAATTAAAATTCAAAAACATGGTGGAATATCCTCTATTGATAATAGTTAA
- the serB gene encoding phosphoserine phosphatase SerB: MVVFDLDNVLIDTETIDEIAKIKGIEKEIGDITLQAMQGKIPFEESIRQRVKKLEGITTAEIDEVMQNISLNPGAEETTAELKKQGYKIAIITGSFDVITYKIKEKINADYAFCNVLEVENGKLTGEVSGPLITQDKVDVLRQLVDEIGITLEECVAIGDGANDLEMIKNAKIGIAYNAKPILKEHADYEINEKDLRKVLDIMADEEINTKEVVEETQEETIENTTTEEETVVEETAEEAVEETEEVAEEAEEAEEEPAEEEAEEEPAEAEEEAEAEEEPAEAEEAPEEEAEEAEEEPAIDYSKLNFQQLLQVKRTLEAELTELKNVRDQMNEETKVYRKERDELNQELKDTLKVALEKRNERDEINKQVHENKELRNECNEELKKVEWNSGKKEISNIQAEINKIDKTIQTKVLDIRKENELVKRVSDLTKQLKKIQSDEEEEKTADALKEKSEKYHQKVVELSDKAQAVHEEMIEYFNQIDGIREKADSKHQDFINSRNAATAKHEEVKAKLSEIRKVNKFMDQAKAKPRTRKSDDKNDNDKKEKELAEEIFQKFKDGKKLTTEEFLLLQKYNIM; the protein is encoded by the coding sequence TTGGTAGTATTTGATCTAGACAATGTCTTAATAGACACAGAAACAATAGATGAAATAGCAAAAATAAAAGGTATTGAAAAAGAAATTGGTGACATTACACTACAAGCAATGCAAGGAAAAATTCCTTTTGAAGAGTCAATAAGACAACGAGTAAAAAAATTAGAGGGCATCACAACGGCCGAAATCGATGAAGTAATGCAAAACATATCCTTAAACCCGGGAGCTGAAGAAACAACAGCAGAATTAAAAAAACAAGGATATAAAATTGCAATAATCACAGGAAGTTTTGATGTTATAACCTACAAAATAAAAGAAAAAATAAATGCAGACTACGCATTTTGTAATGTTTTAGAAGTAGAAAATGGAAAACTTACTGGAGAAGTATCTGGACCACTAATAACTCAAGACAAAGTTGATGTCCTAAGGCAACTAGTTGACGAAATCGGAATCACACTAGAAGAGTGTGTAGCTATTGGTGATGGGGCAAATGACCTTGAAATGATAAAAAATGCTAAAATAGGAATAGCATATAATGCAAAACCAATTTTAAAAGAACACGCCGATTATGAAATAAATGAAAAAGACCTAAGGAAGGTACTTGATATCATGGCAGATGAAGAAATAAACACTAAAGAAGTAGTAGAAGAAACCCAAGAAGAAACAATAGAAAATACCACTACTGAAGAAGAAACTGTAGTTGAAGAAACTGCTGAAGAAGCTGTAGAAGAAACCGAAGAAGTTGCTGAAGAAGCAGAAGAAGCAGAAGAAGAACCAGCTGAAGAAGAAGCAGAAGAAGAACCAGCTGAAGCTGAAGAAGAAGCAGAAGCAGAAGAAGAACCAGCTGAAGCTGAAGAAGCTCCTGAAGAAGAAGCAGAAGAAGCAGAAGAAGAACCTGCAATCGACTACTCAAAACTAAACTTCCAACAATTATTACAAGTAAAAAGAACTTTAGAAGCAGAACTCACAGAACTCAAAAATGTAAGAGATCAAATGAACGAAGAAACTAAAGTCTACCGTAAAGAACGTGACGAATTAAACCAAGAACTCAAAGACACACTTAAAGTAGCTTTAGAAAAAAGAAACGAAAGAGACGAAATCAACAAACAAGTTCACGAAAACAAAGAACTAAGAAACGAATGCAACGAAGAACTTAAAAAAGTTGAATGGAACTCCGGCAAAAAAGAAATCTCAAACATACAAGCAGAAATCAACAAAATCGATAAAACAATACAAACAAAAGTATTAGACATCAGAAAAGAAAACGAGCTTGTAAAAAGAGTATCTGACTTAACAAAACAACTCAAGAAAATCCAAAGTGATGAAGAAGAAGAAAAAACTGCAGACGCATTAAAAGAAAAATCAGAAAAATACCACCAAAAAGTAGTTGAATTATCTGACAAAGCACAAGCAGTACACGAAGAAATGATCGAATACTTCAACCAAATTGATGGTATCAGAGAAAAAGCTGATAGTAAACACCAAGACTTCATCAACTCAAGAAATGCAGCAACAGCAAAACACGAAGAAGTAAAAGCTAAACTTTCAGAAATCAGAAAAGTAAACAAATTCATGGACCAAGCAAAAGCTAAACCAAGAACCAGAAAATCTGATGATAAAAACGACAATGATAAGAAAGAAAAAGAATTAGCTGAAGAAATCTTCCAAAAATTCAAAGATGGTAAAAAATTAACCACAGAAGAATTCTTATTATTACAAAAATACAACATAATGTAA